Proteins found in one Methanooceanicella nereidis genomic segment:
- a CDS encoding WD40 repeat domain-containing protein has product MRNLNDHLKKTFCPGLTDTDGAGIEKNGMTLKWRKDLYGHTDHIFTVAISPDNKFALSAGEDRTVRYWDLEKEESVKIFEGHGWIVNSVVFSSDGNIAVSGSDDRTLRIWDLKMKVRKHILETGEGPITSVALSSDDNFTLCGTRDHLLDYHDIRTGELLHVLKGHKNTVSSVAFTSDGKIGLSASWDKSIRIWDLEKGKYLRSIEGHDGYIYCMALSNDCKHILTGSGDKTLKLWDFETGKCLRTYNGHVGRIKGVALSQDGKLALSASQDCTVRLWDVETGECLAITELHKDEVNCVAISPDGTLAISGGNDNTVRLWDIVKT; this is encoded by the coding sequence ATGAGAAACCTGAACGATCATCTCAAAAAAACATTTTGTCCCGGCTTAACTGATACAGATGGTGCCGGCATAGAAAAAAATGGCATGACTCTAAAATGGAGAAAAGACCTTTACGGCCACACAGATCATATATTTACCGTGGCGATCTCGCCTGATAATAAATTCGCTCTTTCGGCCGGGGAAGACAGGACAGTAAGATACTGGGACCTGGAAAAAGAAGAAAGTGTAAAGATCTTTGAAGGTCATGGATGGATAGTCAACTCAGTTGTATTTTCCTCTGATGGAAACATTGCAGTATCGGGAAGTGATGACAGGACTTTAAGGATATGGGACCTAAAGATGAAAGTAAGGAAACATATCCTGGAAACTGGCGAAGGGCCTATTACAAGTGTCGCATTATCTTCGGATGATAACTTTACTCTTTGCGGCACAAGGGACCATTTGTTGGACTATCATGATATCAGGACCGGGGAGCTATTACATGTTCTCAAAGGCCATAAGAACACTGTAAGCTCTGTCGCGTTCACGTCAGACGGTAAGATCGGCCTTTCTGCAAGCTGGGATAAGAGTATACGTATATGGGACCTTGAAAAAGGTAAGTATTTACGCTCTATTGAGGGGCATGACGGCTATATTTACTGCATGGCACTTTCGAATGACTGTAAACATATCCTTACTGGCAGCGGCGATAAGACTTTAAAATTATGGGACTTTGAGACAGGTAAATGTTTACGGACATATAACGGCCATGTAGGAAGAATAAAAGGTGTTGCTTTATCTCAGGATGGAAAGCTGGCTTTATCAGCAAGCCAGGACTGTACTGTCCGCTTATGGGATGTAGAGACCGGTGAATGCCTGGCCATAACAGAGCTTCATAAAGATGAGGTCAACTGTGTTGCAATATCCCCCGATGGCACTTTAGCTATAAGCGGAGGGAATGATAATACGGTAAGGCTCTGGGATATAGTAAAAACCTGA
- a CDS encoding MutS-related protein, whose translation MNGGLTELPGIGEKISSKLISHFGSEQKALEVLIKRDVASLAEVPGISEKYAISIIHEMISSEEGVSPDDFLKTNEAMNVYERLIGLIRSYSHTTYSRSKLSTYFPYPSRNSDSIRSIQSDIKKYIELAQKISRSKNDELDTCLKRVRNLKAPSNVTKSRDRVIVADNKKDFETLKNNDIDHYLDISHVDNFHELIDLARGYSQTLVLGNKFTANDLPEDVSIEFVDDAKDIWWLVPEVTIGFFAANKEPVESALEVIKLIRSRSGFELCTYLNDQAMAELSGELSMITPDGELVLGVDQELDRLKDILKRFNDVLKSVLKKANNDLSERMEKSTVTLKGSQLLGMFGEKGADSGLKNMLEKEVNKAYAEVIGESKETIKKELSLRSFEMQHVDLMFNDEVVYPIEINYRGVESFKNAINKQLVSRSLEMKRSSAKKLSKYEKTCKDVVKDMLEFDMYYAIGLFSVDYELRMPKLTKKAGINLQNARNIFIGGPSAKKVEPVNYSVGVKNPETKAEKVVILSGVNSGGKTTMLDLIAQVTILAHMGFPVPAESAEIGLVDELLYFSKSKGTLSAGAFETTIKDFSTVISKNSKVVLVDELESITEPGASARIIAGILETLHDNDNCMAVFVSHLAEQILKNTKYPIRIDGIEAKGLDANLNLIVDRTPRYNYLAKSTPELIVERLTKLSDGEKKEFYTRLLNKFKQNN comes from the coding sequence GTGAACGGCGGACTTACGGAACTACCCGGTATAGGGGAAAAAATATCATCAAAGCTCATCAGTCATTTTGGTTCAGAACAAAAAGCGCTTGAGGTATTAATAAAGCGTGATGTAGCAAGCCTGGCCGAAGTACCGGGCATCAGCGAAAAATATGCTATCTCTATTATCCATGAGATGATATCGTCCGAAGAAGGAGTATCTCCGGATGATTTTTTAAAGACAAATGAAGCAATGAACGTATATGAAAGGCTTATAGGGCTTATAAGGTCCTACTCCCATACTACATATTCGCGTTCAAAGCTGAGCACCTATTTCCCGTATCCGTCCAGAAATTCCGATTCCATAAGATCCATACAGTCTGATATAAAAAAATATATTGAGCTAGCGCAAAAGATCTCAAGGTCAAAGAATGACGAGCTTGATACCTGTTTAAAACGGGTGAGGAATCTAAAAGCGCCATCAAATGTGACAAAATCCCGTGACAGGGTGATAGTAGCAGATAATAAAAAAGATTTTGAGACACTCAAAAACAACGATATTGACCATTATCTGGATATTTCCCACGTTGATAATTTTCATGAGCTTATCGATCTTGCAAGAGGCTACTCCCAGACTCTGGTACTTGGTAATAAATTCACAGCTAACGACCTGCCAGAGGATGTCAGCATAGAGTTCGTCGATGATGCCAAAGATATCTGGTGGCTTGTACCGGAGGTCACCATAGGGTTTTTCGCCGCGAACAAAGAGCCTGTAGAATCGGCACTTGAAGTCATAAAGCTGATCAGGTCGAGGTCCGGTTTCGAGCTTTGCACTTATTTAAACGACCAGGCTATGGCCGAGCTATCCGGAGAGCTTTCAATGATCACGCCTGACGGTGAGCTTGTATTAGGTGTGGACCAGGAGCTTGATCGGCTTAAGGATATTTTAAAACGTTTTAACGATGTATTGAAGTCCGTATTAAAAAAGGCCAATAACGACCTTAGCGAGCGTATGGAAAAGAGCACGGTGACTCTGAAAGGCTCTCAGCTTTTAGGGATGTTCGGTGAAAAGGGCGCAGACAGCGGCTTGAAGAACATGCTTGAAAAAGAAGTGAACAAGGCATACGCGGAAGTTATCGGAGAATCGAAAGAGACGATAAAAAAAGAGCTTTCGTTAAGATCATTTGAGATGCAGCACGTCGACCTCATGTTTAACGACGAGGTCGTATATCCGATCGAGATCAATTACCGGGGCGTAGAAAGCTTCAAGAACGCCATAAATAAACAGCTGGTGAGCCGCAGCCTGGAAATGAAAAGATCAAGCGCTAAAAAGTTATCTAAATATGAAAAGACCTGTAAGGATGTCGTCAAAGATATGCTTGAGTTCGATATGTACTATGCTATAGGGCTTTTTTCAGTAGATTATGAATTAAGAATGCCAAAACTGACGAAAAAAGCTGGTATCAATCTTCAGAATGCCCGAAATATATTCATTGGCGGCCCTTCGGCAAAGAAAGTTGAACCTGTAAATTATAGCGTCGGAGTAAAGAATCCCGAGACAAAAGCCGAAAAAGTAGTGATATTGAGCGGTGTTAATTCGGGCGGTAAGACTACTATGCTTGATCTTATAGCTCAGGTAACGATACTGGCGCACATGGGCTTCCCGGTACCGGCGGAATCAGCTGAAATAGGGCTTGTAGATGAGCTATTGTACTTCAGTAAGTCAAAAGGCACGCTTAGCGCAGGTGCGTTCGAGACTACCATAAAGGATTTTTCCACAGTAATATCGAAAAACAGCAAGGTAGTGCTCGTTGACGAGCTTGAATCCATTACGGAGCCAGGCGCATCCGCGAGGATCATTGCGGGAATACTTGAGACCCTTCATGATAATGATAATTGTATGGCTGTTTTCGTAAGCCACCTGGCCGAGCAGATACTTAAGAACACAAAATACCCGATACGTATAGACGGTATCGAAGCAAAAGGGCTGGATGCGAACCTGAACCTTATAGTGGACAGGACTCCTCGCTATAACTACCTGGCAAAAAGCACGCCGGAGTTAATAGTCGAGAGACTGACCAAACTATCGGACGGTGAAAAGAAAGAATTCTATACAAGGCTGCTCAACAAATTTAAGCAGAATAATTAG